The sequence GGGACgcacaatctttcaaaaatactcGCCCTATTCCAGTAATACAAAGCGAAATGCAAATGGTTGAACTTTTCCTTTAATGCACattaacaaatgacaaatgataataaaaccTCTCTATTTACTCCGTGTCCTTCAGTTTTACTTGAAAGAACATCTCTGCACTGTTTCTAAATTAGTCAACAAGCTAACAGTTAAGTGCATATCACGGCCAGCTTTTGTGTTTATTGGAATTTCATTCACTGGTAATTGTTTGGCacattcctttaaaaaaaaagcccacacttacatagcaatgctgatGCATCTTCTTTTTAACCTGCTCGTTGTTTACTGTTGTGAGAGAGGTCAGCGgtgcattcagtgtgttttgtttcgAATCTGCTTGTTGCTGCCTCTGCAACACGCTCCACCTccccctcctgtgtgtgtgtgtgtgtgtgtgtgtgtgtgagcgctaAAGCCTTTTGTGACTGCTGTTAAAGGACCAAGCCGTGAAGGACAAAGCCCTCCAGAGCATGGCCTCCATGTCCTCGGCCCAGATCGTCTCCGCCACGGCCATTCACAACAAGCTGGGCCTGCCAGGCATCCCGCGCCCAGCCTTCCCTGGAGCCGGGGTAAGAGTTTCCCTGGCACCCTGTTTGTGATCAGTGCTGCCCAGCTTCACCCAAACACACCAACCCCCTCCAGTCTAAATCACATTACACACCACAGCGTCCATGCCTATCAGATAAGCAGATGATCAAAAGGGAGTGGTAGTCAAGATAACTATATCCACTGAACACGCAGCTAAGAACCGTTTTCATCATGTCGCTACAGCTGCTCACAATTGGATTTCCTCTGTTATTTGTCCGTTGTTGGTTATTTATACGCGTGTCTAATTCTCCAGTTATGGCAGGGAATGATTTCCGCCGGTCAGCCGGGATCGTCGCAGGAGTGAGTGTAAAGTTTTCCGTTCTTTGTCAGAATagaaaagtttgacaaaaagcAGTGATTTCAATGTTGTGGTGTGTTTCTTTTCCCTCTGCGCTGCAGCATTAAACCTTTTACCCAACAATACCCAACCCAGCCATCATCAGTCACAGCGGCCATCACAAGTAAGAATTCACTTTCTTCACAGaaataactgaaatgaaaaaaacacacatgtgcagttTTTAAATCTGACGATATTCAAGTGGcacttgtgtgtttgatttcttCTCCTCGACATAATCTCTCTGCTTTGCTTCTGCGTTGAGAAAGCACTGACTGTAAAGGTCGGTTTTGATACTTTGAACCTTCGTACTTTTCACCCACAGCAACTTTATCTACAGTCgagcaggagggaggagcaggaggaggaggagaggggaggggtcACGCGTGTTTATTTATTGTCCTGGATATTTTTATCACTCGTCATGTACTTTCTTTCCTGATGCTGCTTTAActtaatgaaaaagaaatccGTGAAACAGCAGAAAATCCTGTCGCGCAACATTAAGTCTCATTTCTCTTAAAACTTGCTCATCAAAATAAGATGAAACCTCATCTCGAGGATTTAGTTACatcgattgattgattttacTCTTGTGTCAAAGTCGAAATGAAAAGTACTcaccaaaaacatgaaaacagaactTACCCATCATGCaatattattatgttttgtatttaatgctttggataaaaacacacatacacatcacaaacataaacatctatatgtaaaggttcagtgtgtgagaaaCAGTGTTGGAAATATTAGTTACAGTTATTAGTTACTTTTATAATTTGTTACTGAGTTACAACTTTTAAAAGTAACTAGTTAcaagggaaagtaactattgcATTACTTTCAAGTACTTTCAAGACCCCACCTCCATCGCCTCTTTAACAGAACTTAAAATTCATGTGcatgttcaattatttatttaaatctgaatattataatgaaataataacttACTAACAGATCTAAACtgtgttaatgttgctgtggGATGACGTGAGTCTAACACACCTGTTTTTTAAGCTCAGTCTGAGACAGAAAAATCCAGCTGgaattgttttgattgtgtggCACAGTCGTCGTCTCCCTCCGTGTTAATGGCCACTCACGTCGTGGAAGCGCGTGACGCTGAAAGATGTTTAATTTCACGTGGAGAAGCACATTTGTCCGGGGCATAATGTGCATTTAACGTATAAATTCTttcctttaatttaatttaatttttttatggAAAAGTCATGAGTATACTTCCACTTTAAGAAGGCTGCTTTAGGACTAACCGCGCTCGCCATTCAACATGTTGTTGtgtcgttgtgtgtgtgtcaacaacaCCCGCCCaactctgcctctgattggcttacAAGAAAATTTGACTCAGCCAATCATCATCACTTATGTGGTTGTCGAGgaagaagagtaaaaaaaatcaaaactcTGCCTCTGGGTTTAGAAATCTAGTTGGTCTATTAGCTTCAATGAGCTAACACACCACATTATTtggcagtaacagtaacagcgtTATCATGATTGAAACAGTAATTAATTAGATTAGCACCGTTACTCACATCACTGGTAAGATTCAGACGCCGTTCCAGGCACGTTGTGGTGTTACACGAGACGATGTTTCGCTTCCTTTGTGTTCAAAGTGTGAAACTCACATTCACTCAGGCTCTTATAGAAACATGCTGGCCTCCATGAAGCAATGCCCCTGCCTgaagtacataaaaaaaaaaaaaggcttcttcTAAAGCTATGCACAAAATTTTCTTGGTAGTGTATTCAATGGCTGCCAATAtatgttacacactagaccttcaGTCCATCGTTTGCTGTGCATATGACTTTGAAGCGTTGAGCACTGAAGCCACTAACTCCAAACTCAATATAGTCAATATAGACTTTATAATAGGACAAAAACACTTGAGTGAATCTTATTCTGGTGTTACTTCAGGTTATGAGTCCACAGCGGCTCCAGCTCCCACAGCACCAGCGTGGCAGGGCCGCTCCATCGGCACGTCCAAACTCCGACTGGTGGAGTTCTCCGCCTTCCTAGAGCAACAGAGAGACCAAGACTCGGTGAGAGGAGGAGTAATTGTTCTGACGAGAGGAATCTCATGATCTCACTGTGTTAATCTGTTTCTTCTCCTATTATCTGCTCCTGTTCCCAGGCAGAGTCTGTGATGTAGGGACGAGTGTGTGCAGTAGGGACGAGTGTGTGATGTAGGGACGAGTGTGTGATGTAGGGACAGTGTGTGATGTAGGGACGAGTGTGTGCTGTCGAGTGTGTGATGTAGGGAGTGTGTGCCgagtgctgtgagtgtgtgatgggacgagtgtgtgtgatgtaggGGAGTGTGTGCTATAGGGAGGCTGTGTGTGCTGAGTGTGTGATGTGGggggctgtgtgctgtgtgctgtgtgctgtcagtgtgtgccAGCCAGTGTGTGCTATAGGGACAAGTGCTGTAGGGACTGTGATGGGACAGTGTGTGCTGTAGGGCAGTGTGTGCTGTGTACGAgtgtgctgtgagtgtgtgctgtAGGACGAggtgtgctgtgtgtgctgaagtgctgtgctgtgtgatgtGGGGCAGAGTGTGTGCTGTAGGGCAGTGTGTGCTATACAGGTGTGCTGTGGGCTGTGTGTGCTGTAGGGCAAGTGTGTGCATAGGGACAATGCTGTGCTGTAGGGCAGTGTGTTATAGGGACAAGCTGTGCTGTAGTGAGTGCTGTGCTGTATAGGGACTGTGCTGTAGGACTGTGCTGTAGGGAGTGTGTGAGGGACGAGCTGCTGTAGTGTGTGCTATAGGGACAAGGCTGTGCTGTAGGGACGAGTGTGTGCTGTAGGGACGTGTGTGCTATAGGGACAATGCTGTGCTGTAGGGACGAGTGTGTGCTATAGGGACAAGGCTGTGCTGTAGGGACGAGTGTGTGCTGTAGGGACGAGCGTGTCCTGTAGGGACGAGTGTGTGCTATAGAAAGCTGCTCTACGAGCCTTCAGTGCCACATGAGAGGGTTTTAGTCGCACTGAAAATCAAATGTTGCTCTTtgatttgctgcttttttagatcatttaaaatgtatcacgtttaactttaataataaaaacagtgttgtttgtttggcttgtttttgttgcctttgatgcagaaatgttgtttgTCATGTTAGTGAAGACATTGAATTTGTGGTTTCTCAGACTTCTCGCTCATAAACTCCCACCTTAAATCCCTGGAATGATGCAAATGAAagagtgtgttgttgtctgaAGTGATCACTCAGAATGACGGTTCTCTAAATCCTCACAGACGGCTAATGTCACGTGCTAATGTTTGCCTTAACATCATACTGTTGTGAATcacatttaatgttaaattcagcctttattttactttatttcccAACACACGCTGTTTCTTTACTCTTTCAGTACAACAAGCACCTGTTCGTACACATCGGGCAGACGAATCACTCCTACAGCGACGCCCTGCTGGAGACAGTGGACATCCGTCAGATTTACGATAAGTTTCCAGAGAAGAAAGGAGGACTTAAAGAGCTGTACGGGAAAGGTCCTCAGAATTCCTTCTTCCTTATAAAGTTCTGGGTGAGTGGTTATTGTCAGAGGTTTGTGCAactttaagggttaaaaaaaaagcattttcttaatttaaaaatctcagtcctaaacttaaccacaggttctgcctcattaggaccaggttttggtcctgacaaggtcagtgtttatagcagaaaatgtcccaaagacaaagagaagaaagtgAAACGTGAATCCTGCTCAGGTTTAATCAGACTGCTCTCTGACTATATTTGGTCTTGCATAGCAGGGGAGCGTCTGATCAAAGCTGTCACTAATCTACTGTAATATCTCCAAACAATGGAGTGACCCAGTTGCACTCCTAATGGCTGTTTAAACGTTGCATGTATTTCCTCCTCGATGCAAAATGCTAACTAGCGGCAGCCAACAAAGTAGGGGCGGCGCGCACTTGGACCAAGTCCTCTCAAATTCCTTTTGAAGTGACCGTCCAAtctgaattttaaatgaaagacagaATCTGCACAATAATGAAGGAATAACTGCTTTGCTTAATGAAGGAGGAGAATGCTGTAGGAGGATGtctcctcttttttctgtgGCCTTAATGAACGGGATGTTCAGGGCATAGAAAGGCTGCCCTCGCAGAGCAGGGAAGTTCAACCTGATAAATCAGTCTTTTAATGTAACTTCATTTAATCCGCCTCACAATCTTGTTCCCAGTGTGGAGACATTAACATTCAGCCTGGGATCTTCTGATCGAAGCTCCACTGTGGTCAGAAACTCTTAATGCAGatgttaacacatttttttacagcagacatAATGGAAACGTGTGCTGCCACGGGTTCATCACTACAGTTTATACTaacgtctgtctctgtgttgcttatttttatttggtttttcgGCTAAATTCGGTTCTAAAACCCTGTTGAACATTTTCCTGCTCGATACCAAACACACAGAGTTCATGAGCGGCTGTTGAATGTAATGCAGCACACGGCACTTAGAGGAGCAGATAAATATCTCAGTGAATGATGCTGAGGACGAGCATCCAAACTCTTTACTATTTACTATCTGTTTAATATgatgaggagcagcaggaggaggcggagtcatgtcatttttttaactgatgaaGATCCAGATTTCAACGACTCAGTAACATTAACCTGTGTGACGAAACATTACGTTACACTTTATACATGAGTATTTTTAGTGAATATGCTGAAAAAACCTTCATGTCACAATGTTTCCATTTGGGTAAAAAAGTATCCTGTTTTCTTCATTGCAGAGAAATTATGTCACTGCATCatcatttttcttcatattgatgtttttctcgTGTAAAGTAAATAATTCCCTGTTTCTTTGCTGCGATTCTGTCTTTCAACTCAACGCTGCACTTAGTTTGTGAATGTGCTTGGATTTTTGTTCTTATCTTAACCCtcaaatgtacagtttatacaagaatgtgcaacatagagtgtcttagatcctttttttgcagcacaatctgatgaaaaagaaattcattttcaccaactgtataaacaaacctgagcaaaacatcctcaaaatgtttcaaatcggattgaatttgtgaaatttggaactACTGTCACGGTTCAAAGTTtacttaaaagaaaagaaacgtggtttattttgtgagttctgcacaattattgctactttatatcacaaaactttaaacatttaattgttAATGTTACAGAAAGATGACCTTTAAAAACCAGGGACTAGacaatttgttattatttactggtataaatgttaaatatctcTAATTTTGATGAACCTGACTCATCAATTATCATCTTAAATATCAGTAAAACACTTGTATTCTTCTAAATATTGAGCAGTATGTGACTTTTTCATGCTCTGCGTTCCCTCTGCCCTGCAGGCCGACCTGAACTGCAACATTCAAGATGACGGCGGCTCTTTCTACGGAGTCACGAGTCAGTACGAGAGCTCGGAGAACATGACCATCACGTGCTCCACAAAGGTTTGCTCCTTTGGGAAGCAGGTGGTGGAGAAAGTGGAGGTGCGGACACAAATATTCCCCGTGTTTAACGTGAATCACAGAGAaggtgttgttattgtttcctctccttaaacgtgttttttttgttcttcctcaGACTGAATATGCGCGGTTTGAGAACGGACGCTTCGTCTACAGAATAAGTCGCTCTCCCATGTGTGAATACAT is a genomic window of Solea senegalensis isolate Sse05_10M linkage group LG7, IFAPA_SoseM_1, whole genome shotgun sequence containing:
- the tead1b gene encoding transcriptional enhancer factor TEF-1 isoform X4, whose protein sequence is MSDSADKPVDNDAEGVWSPDIEQSFQEALAIYPPCGRRKIILSDEGKMYGRNELIARYIKLRTGKTRTRKQVSSHIQVLARRKSREFHSKLKVTNMDQAVKDKALQSMASMSSAQIVSATAIHNKLGLPGIPRPAFPGAGLWQGMISAGQPGSSQDIKPFTQQYPTQPSSVTAAITSYESTAAPAPTAPAWQGRSIGTSKLRLVEFSAFLEQQRDQDSYNKHLFVHIGQTNHSYSDALLETVDIRQIYDKFPEKKGGLKELYGKGPQNSFFLIKFWADLNCNIQDDGGSFYGVTSQYESSENMTITCSTKVCSFGKQVVEKVETEYARFENGRFVYRISRSPMCEYMINFIHKLKHLPEKYMMNSVLENFTILLVVTNRDTQETLLCMACVFEVSNSEHGAQHHIYRLVKE
- the tead1b gene encoding transcriptional enhancer factor TEF-1 isoform X6, which gives rise to MSDSADKPVDNDAEGVWSPDIEQSFQEALAIYPPCGRRKIILSDEGKMYGRNELIARYIKLRTGKTRTRKQVSSHIQVLARRKSREFHSKLKDQAVKDKALQSMASMSSAQIVSATAIHNKLGLPGIPRPAFPGAGLWQGMISAGQPGSSQDIKPFTQQYPTQPSSVTAAITSYESTAAPAPTAPAWQGRSIGTSKLRLVEFSAFLEQQRDQDSYNKHLFVHIGQTNHSYSDALLETVDIRQIYDKFPEKKGGLKELYGKGPQNSFFLIKFWADLNCNIQDDGGSFYGVTSQYESSENMTITCSTKVCSFGKQVVEKVETEYARFENGRFVYRISRSPMCEYMINFIHKLKHLPEKYMMNSVLENFTILLVVTNRDTQETLLCMACVFEVSNSEHGAQHHIYRLVKE
- the tead1b gene encoding transcriptional enhancer factor TEF-1 isoform X7; translated protein: MSDSADKPVDNDAEGVWSPDIEQSFQEALAIYPPCGRRKIILSDEGKMYGRNELIARYIKLRTGKTRTRKQVTNMDQAVKDKALQSMASMSSAQIVSATAIHNKLGLPGIPRPAFPGAGLWQGMISAGQPGSSQDIKPFTQQYPTQPSSVTAAITSYESTAAPAPTAPAWQGRSIGTSKLRLVEFSAFLEQQRDQDSYNKHLFVHIGQTNHSYSDALLETVDIRQIYDKFPEKKGGLKELYGKGPQNSFFLIKFWADLNCNIQDDGGSFYGVTSQYESSENMTITCSTKVCSFGKQVVEKVETEYARFENGRFVYRISRSPMCEYMINFIHKLKHLPEKYMMNSVLENFTILLVVTNRDTQETLLCMACVFEVSNSEHGAQHHIYRLVKE
- the tead1b gene encoding transcriptional enhancer factor TEF-1 isoform X1: MSDSADKPVDNDAEGVWSPDIEQSFQEALAIYPPCGRRKIILSDEGKMYGRNELIARYIKLRTGKTRTRKQVSSHIQVLARKKVREIQAAIKVRLALPSCRGLFIAMVTGSSFVFLPSPTPQVSSHIQVLARRKSREFHSKLKVTNMDQAVKDKALQSMASMSSAQIVSATAIHNKLGLPGIPRPAFPGAGLWQGMISAGQPGSSQDIKPFTQQYPTQPSSVTAAITSYESTAAPAPTAPAWQGRSIGTSKLRLVEFSAFLEQQRDQDSYNKHLFVHIGQTNHSYSDALLETVDIRQIYDKFPEKKGGLKELYGKGPQNSFFLIKFWADLNCNIQDDGGSFYGVTSQYESSENMTITCSTKVCSFGKQVVEKVETEYARFENGRFVYRISRSPMCEYMINFIHKLKHLPEKYMMNSVLENFTILLVVTNRDTQETLLCMACVFEVSNSEHGAQHHIYRLVKE
- the tead1b gene encoding transcriptional enhancer factor TEF-1 isoform X3 gives rise to the protein MSDSADKPVDNDAEGVWSPDIEQSFQEALAIYPPCGRRKIILSDEGKMYGRNELIARYIKLRTGKTRTRKQVSSHIQVLARKKVREIQAAIKVSSHIQVLARRKSREFHSKLKVTNMDQAVKDKALQSMASMSSAQIVSATAIHNKLGLPGIPRPAFPGAGLWQGMISAGQPGSSQDIKPFTQQYPTQPSSVTAAITSYESTAAPAPTAPAWQGRSIGTSKLRLVEFSAFLEQQRDQDSYNKHLFVHIGQTNHSYSDALLETVDIRQIYDKFPEKKGGLKELYGKGPQNSFFLIKFWADLNCNIQDDGGSFYGVTSQYESSENMTITCSTKVCSFGKQVVEKVETEYARFENGRFVYRISRSPMCEYMINFIHKLKHLPEKYMMNSVLENFTILLVVTNRDTQETLLCMACVFEVSNSEHGAQHHIYRLVKE
- the tead1b gene encoding transcriptional enhancer factor TEF-1 isoform X2, which translates into the protein MSDSADKPVDNDAEGVWSPDIEQSFQEALAIYPPCGRRKIILSDEGKMYGRNELIARYIKLRTGKTRTRKQVSSHIQVLARKKVREIQAAIKVRLALPSCRGLFIAMVTGSSFVFLPSPTPQVSSHIQVLARRKSREFHSKLKDQAVKDKALQSMASMSSAQIVSATAIHNKLGLPGIPRPAFPGAGLWQGMISAGQPGSSQDIKPFTQQYPTQPSSVTAAITSYESTAAPAPTAPAWQGRSIGTSKLRLVEFSAFLEQQRDQDSYNKHLFVHIGQTNHSYSDALLETVDIRQIYDKFPEKKGGLKELYGKGPQNSFFLIKFWADLNCNIQDDGGSFYGVTSQYESSENMTITCSTKVCSFGKQVVEKVETEYARFENGRFVYRISRSPMCEYMINFIHKLKHLPEKYMMNSVLENFTILLVVTNRDTQETLLCMACVFEVSNSEHGAQHHIYRLVKE
- the tead1b gene encoding transcriptional enhancer factor TEF-1 isoform X5, whose amino-acid sequence is MSDSADKPVDNDAEGVWSPDIEQSFQEALAIYPPCGRRKIILSDEGKMYGRNELIARYIKLRTGKTRTRKQVSSHIQVLARKKVREIQAAIKVTNMDQAVKDKALQSMASMSSAQIVSATAIHNKLGLPGIPRPAFPGAGLWQGMISAGQPGSSQDIKPFTQQYPTQPSSVTAAITSYESTAAPAPTAPAWQGRSIGTSKLRLVEFSAFLEQQRDQDSYNKHLFVHIGQTNHSYSDALLETVDIRQIYDKFPEKKGGLKELYGKGPQNSFFLIKFWADLNCNIQDDGGSFYGVTSQYESSENMTITCSTKVCSFGKQVVEKVETEYARFENGRFVYRISRSPMCEYMINFIHKLKHLPEKYMMNSVLENFTILLVVTNRDTQETLLCMACVFEVSNSEHGAQHHIYRLVKE